From one Streptomyces sp. CA-210063 genomic stretch:
- a CDS encoding glycoside hydrolase family 2 protein, whose product MLRISFNDGWQIRPKVNPFAEMAGGAITPYRNVTLPHDALIEQDRVVPDGEGAIEDGVRAHFPGGAFEYRKTFFVPQEHQGKRVFLEFEGVYRDATVYVNGDYAGQRPYGYSRFRVDAGRFLRFGQDNEVRVEARVHQDSRWYSGAGIYRDTWMLVGDLVRVTPDGLCVTTPDIDRDRAVVQVATTLENDTIAIRTLDLVTEIRDAAGAVVATDTAKVTVLPGEPATARQHLYVFDPSLWSPESPSLYSCEVRLHDENGTVDTESSVFGIRSLQLDPRSGLRINGETVKLRGACLHHDNGVLGAATYARAEERRVEILKESGFNALRMAHHPMSRAMLEACDRLGMLVMDEAFDVWTSAKSDFDYSLSFPEWWERDIESMIAKDFNHPSVVLYSIGNEIPETGSPTGAALGRTLAEKIRSLDGTRYVTNGINNMLAVQSDLAQMSEQAQQAEGESTGINTFMANALDMMNVIGASEVVTERTAESYGVLDIAGMNYSDARYALDRELFPNRIIVGTETFPTHIDTNWKLVKQYGHVIGDFTWTGWEYLGEAGLGRPQYLTSEPPSGLLAPYPYLLAGCGDIDITGHRRPASYYREIVFGLRTQPYIAVQRPEHHGKTWAGSPWAWSDTISSWTWPGFTGKPVKVEVYSAADEVELLVNGRSLGREPAGEQHRFRAEFDTVYEPGELVAIAYQDGAETGRHLLRSATGSVRLRAEADRPTITAANGDLAYVTLTLTDTDGTLHTAADRTVSLEISGSGALAGFGSAAPSTEERFDTTAHHTYEGRALAVLRPTGTGKIRLHASAPECEPVEILIIVA is encoded by the coding sequence ATGCTCCGTATCAGCTTCAATGACGGCTGGCAGATCCGGCCCAAGGTCAACCCGTTCGCCGAGATGGCTGGCGGGGCCATCACCCCCTACCGGAACGTCACGCTGCCGCACGATGCGCTGATCGAGCAGGACCGGGTAGTTCCGGACGGCGAAGGCGCGATCGAGGACGGGGTCCGTGCCCACTTCCCCGGCGGTGCCTTCGAATATCGCAAGACCTTCTTCGTCCCGCAGGAGCATCAGGGCAAGCGGGTCTTCCTGGAGTTCGAAGGCGTTTACCGCGACGCGACCGTGTACGTCAACGGGGACTACGCCGGGCAGCGCCCCTACGGCTACTCCCGCTTCCGCGTCGACGCCGGCCGCTTCCTACGCTTCGGGCAGGACAACGAGGTCCGTGTCGAAGCCCGCGTCCACCAGGACTCCCGCTGGTACTCGGGCGCGGGGATCTACCGGGACACCTGGATGCTCGTCGGTGATCTGGTGCGGGTCACCCCGGACGGCCTGTGCGTGACCACCCCCGACATCGACCGGGATCGAGCAGTGGTGCAGGTGGCGACCACGCTCGAGAACGACACGATCGCGATCCGCACCCTCGACCTGGTGACCGAGATCCGCGACGCCGCCGGGGCCGTCGTCGCCACCGACACGGCAAAGGTCACGGTGCTGCCCGGTGAGCCCGCGACCGCTCGGCAGCATCTCTATGTCTTCGATCCCTCGCTGTGGAGCCCCGAATCACCCTCCCTGTATTCCTGCGAGGTCCGGCTCCACGACGAGAACGGCACGGTGGACACCGAGTCTTCTGTCTTCGGCATTCGCTCCCTGCAACTCGACCCCCGATCCGGACTGCGCATCAACGGCGAAACCGTCAAGCTGCGCGGCGCATGCCTCCACCACGACAACGGGGTGCTGGGCGCGGCGACCTACGCCCGCGCCGAAGAGCGGCGAGTCGAGATCCTCAAAGAGTCCGGGTTCAACGCCCTTCGCATGGCGCACCACCCGATGAGCCGCGCGATGCTGGAGGCATGTGATCGCCTGGGCATGCTGGTGATGGACGAAGCGTTCGACGTGTGGACCTCGGCCAAGAGCGACTTCGACTACAGTCTCAGCTTCCCCGAATGGTGGGAACGCGACATCGAGTCCATGATCGCCAAGGATTTCAACCACCCCAGCGTCGTCCTCTACTCGATCGGCAACGAGATTCCCGAGACCGGCTCGCCCACCGGGGCAGCCCTGGGACGCACGCTCGCCGAGAAGATCCGCTCCCTGGACGGTACCCGCTACGTCACCAACGGGATCAACAACATGCTGGCCGTGCAGTCGGACCTGGCGCAGATGAGCGAGCAGGCGCAGCAGGCGGAGGGAGAGAGCACGGGGATCAACACCTTCATGGCCAACGCCTTGGACATGATGAACGTCATCGGTGCCTCGGAGGTGGTGACCGAACGGACCGCCGAGTCCTACGGCGTGCTGGATATCGCGGGCATGAACTACTCCGACGCCCGCTACGCCCTGGACCGCGAACTGTTCCCGAACCGGATCATCGTGGGGACCGAGACCTTCCCGACCCACATCGACACCAACTGGAAGCTGGTGAAGCAGTACGGCCACGTCATCGGCGACTTCACCTGGACCGGCTGGGAGTACCTGGGCGAGGCCGGCCTCGGCCGCCCCCAGTACCTCACCTCCGAACCCCCTTCCGGCCTCCTCGCGCCCTATCCGTACCTCCTGGCCGGGTGCGGCGACATCGACATCACCGGCCACCGCCGGCCCGCCTCCTACTACCGGGAGATCGTCTTCGGCCTGCGCACCCAGCCCTACATCGCCGTCCAGCGGCCCGAGCACCACGGCAAGACCTGGGCCGGATCCCCCTGGGCCTGGAGCGACACCATCTCCAGCTGGACCTGGCCGGGGTTTACGGGCAAGCCGGTCAAGGTCGAGGTCTACAGCGCCGCCGACGAGGTGGAACTCCTGGTCAACGGCCGCTCCCTAGGCCGCGAACCGGCCGGTGAACAACACCGGTTCCGCGCCGAGTTCGACACCGTCTATGAACCCGGCGAGCTGGTGGCCATCGCCTACCAGGACGGCGCCGAGACCGGCCGCCACCTCCTGCGCTCGGCCACCGGCTCCGTACGACTGCGCGCCGAAGCCGACCGCCCCACCATCACCGCCGCAAACGGCGACCTCGCCTACGTCACCCTCACCCTGACCGACACCGACGGCACCCTCCACACCGCGGCCGACCGCACCGTGAGCCTAGAGATCTCCGGAAGCGGCGCCCTTGCAGGCTTCGGCAGCGCCGCCCCCTCCACCGAGGAGCGCTTCGACACCACCGCACATCACACCTACGAAGGCCGCGCCCTGGCCGTTCTCCGCCCCACCGGCACTGGGAAAATCCGCCTCCACGCCTCCGCGCCTGAGTGTGAGCCGGTCGAAATCTTGATCATCGTGGCATAG